Sequence from the Crassostrea angulata isolate pt1a10 chromosome 9, ASM2561291v2, whole genome shotgun sequence genome:
CAGCTTCACTATCAGGAAGCGGTAGAAGCTCTTCCGGACTCGGAGAAAAGGGAGTGCACTGTGTCGGAACCGTGTGTGATGGCTAACTGTCACTGGAGGTAGGGGGAAAATctcaaaatattagaaaaaaaacgcTGGATCAAGATAACGTAATGATAATGTCTAATAATATCTTGTTAGCGAAAAGTCAATTAATATAGCAGAAACACATTCTTTGGATGAGAAAACGGAAGTCGATTTGAATTCGAGCCCCGGTAGATTTTTGGACAAAAAAGCTTCACAAAGGCTATTTATTCAGTACATTGAAAAGCAATTTAATCAATTATAGCCTTGTCATAAATTAACAACAGTGATCGtacatttaatgactttttttcattttctgacCAGTCCCGATGCTTTAAAACGCTGGGAGCCAAATACAAAATGTGTGCCAATCAACGAAGTGAAATCAACTCCGAAGAGCGTTGCCCAAGTACCCGTTCCGATACCAACCTCTGAGAACGACTTCCAGGAAGTctttttaaactttcatttttccgGAAGTGACCTAATTAGCCCTCGACCGGCCGTAAACACCATCCATTACAAGGGTCCTCCTGTTCCTCTTCAGGTAAAGTTGATTAACAAGGGATATTTTAGTAGGCTTTTTGTAACAATCTTATGGGATATTTTGGTAGGGGTTTTTTTGTAACAAGTCAAAGGGATATTTTGGTAGGGTTTTTGAAATAAGCTAAAGAGATATTTTGGTAGGTTTTTTGTAACAAGCCATAAGGATATTTTGGTAAGCTTTTTGTAACAAACTAAAGGAATATTTTGGTaggttttttgtaaaaaaaaaaaaaaattattaatgtaCATATGACATAATATACCTACCAAATTCACAACCCGTTACGAATGCAGAAAtatctattatttttaataaacaatttttacactTAATATCAAACCACTTTCTTGCGTTTAGttaaaaaacattcaataaactaTGCACCAACTGAAAGGCTAACACATTTATGTTCGTTTTATAGTTATATCCGAATATCGTAAATGATCAAACTGTGGTGTGCAATAACCAGGACACGGCTACCTGTGGGGACTACTGTCAGTGTACGCACGTCGTCAAACTGTCCACCACCAAAGTCACACAGATTGTGCTCATGGCCGAAGGTAAGAGTCGTAAATCTAATCAAAGGCCAATAGCATGTCCATATTCTTCCTTTTCGACAATCCTTTTTTTAGGATTTCCTGAAGACAGATTTAACATATTACATTACAGGAATTTAAGAGTTTCTAATATACTGATGTAATATTTCGCAGAGTTCGTGGTAAGAATTGACAGCGTAATTATTTAACGCGCAATTTATCTTTCGTTCTGTAGTTACATGTCATTGATGGTTTAGATCATAAAATATTCGGCTTTGTAAAAACTAATAATCTTTGACATGTACAGCACTGACATCATGGCTGAAAAATccaagttttatattttgaagcATGTGAGTTCATAAATATATGAGTATCCtaaattttttgatttatttcaaaggattcattttttatcaaaaggatTAGTGTGACACCAAtttaaaaattcctttaaaatttcGTATCTCTTGTCACATTGTATTAGACGGTCTATCGACGGGAACTGCACATCCGGTTCATCTCCATGGCAACCGTTATTACGTTGTTAAATATGGAGTAGGTGTCATCAACGAGACCAGTGGATTACTGCAAGGCCCGAACCAGGACATCGAATACTCTCCAGATTACAGATCTGCAAAATGGCGCAACTCTAGTTGGAACAATGGAAATATTCCTGACATGAACGTAAACGATCCGCCCCTGAAGGACACGGTTGTGATTCCATATAAAGGATATGTTGTTCTCCGGCTTAAAACGGAAAATCCAGgtattttttctacttttaaaccagatttgttttggttttttacctgcgtacatgtatattttacataaaaattattttgaaaatgttagatgcatatttaacatttttttaaaaatctgaaaccgttttttttttaatggacaaGTGGTTGTTATAATTTTCCATCAAGCTTGCTGAAGCTGTCTGGGCAAATGTGTAGGAAATTAGAGAATTTACGCAATAAGATATATAGCTCAACGCAGTAGCGTAAAATATATGctgcatttatatatatttgatttagGAAAATGTGTTCATTCTTATAAACAAGTATATTTGATCTATATGATTGTATAAAACATGATGCATGTGCAAAGTACAATAATGTTTCTTTGTAAtgattatatagaaaaaaaaacttctttcaATCAAAGAAACAAATGATTAACTTAgtttatataattgtaaaaattcaatgtattttggtttctttgttaaatactgtcttcatgattatttttttaaggtttCTGGCTAATGCATTGTCATTTGGAAACCCATATGAGTGTTGGTATGGCTGTTGTTATTCAAGTTGGAGATCCTATGGAAATGCCCAAGCTTCCGGACAACTTTCCAATGTGTTCCAGTTATCCTGCTTATAACGAGCCCGATTCCAAATCAAAGTCGGGCTCGGGTGAAAAGTCAGGATCCAGCCATATGGAGGATGATGCTTTGTTACAGCTTCCAAGTACAGGTAATTAAGCTGATTGTAACACACTGTAGCTAATCATCTTAAAGGTTCAAATAGTATCATACGAAATAGATACCAATGAATTTAAACTCTCAAATATCTTACATTCGTTACACAATTATACACGAGGTCTATCTATTCTGCTTTTTCTATAATCTTCTTCTCTGACCATCTTTTCCCTGTTTTTCCTTTTCTTCTCAGACGCTTTTCCAATATCAACCATTTAtaataaatcatattcattGGGTTTTTCCAGATGGAGGTAGCACCAAATCACAAAGTGTTGGGAACAGTTACCATAGAGACGACTACAGCATGATGAACATCAGCGTGGGTTGGTTTGTGTTGATGATGATTTTAATGGTCTTATTTGTGTTTGGGTTTTGCGCTCTTTCCGTGGTGTTGATAAGCAGACATTGCACCTGGACTTTCCCGGCTCGTAGTCGGCGTGGATACCATGACATTGATACGGAAGAACGGGTCGTATTTTCAAAATGATCATTTTTTTCTAGTATATCGGAATTATTGTGAATGGATTTTCTCTCCAATGATTACATTAACATTTCTGGTTTTCCACGCTATAAAAAGTGTCATTTACGCAAATAAAATATCGCTTAGATTTTAGTTTCTCCAACAAAATTACAAGCTTAAGGCACATGCGCTGATCTAGAAAATCTATAAATTGACACATTGAGTTTCTCAAAtggcaaataaatttaattagcCAATTACTGCCGCAGTAAATGACAATGCAGATGTGCATGCTACATTgttatttcatcttttttttttaccttttaaacttcatcatgattttcttgtaaattaattaaaaaacccatcttatcttttttaattGACAAAGATGCTTGTTGTATCTTAGATCacgtttttttatttacttttttcataCAGTGTACTCGTTATATTATAATGTGCTTGTGttataattaaacaaatatataatcataATGTAGTTTACTATATTTAAGATTCGgctgatattgtattattatattgtattattttttgctTATGACTTTGCACATCATTAACACAGTATATTGTCTATTAAAAAGCATTCttacaatgcatttaatattcaAACGATGGGATATTGGGCATTGACATTACTAAAGTCATGCAATTAAAATCACGGAGAACAACACAGTTGTTATTTGTGTGTATATGTATGTGAAATTGCTTAagcaaattaaaataattatcatgaATGGTAAATgagttatgtttttattttaaaagaaacttgTATTTCTTAACGATGAAATAAAACCATTTAATAGAGCTTGGAccttgggtagttgtgtcaaactgCATATGACGTGCCTGTCTATTCCAATGTTGGTCACTCAGCCAtgactctttgaaatcaacaatatttgtCTGGCTTTTTGAGCGAAAACTTCGCAAAATTTGTATATTTGGCATGAAATCAgcatcattttaacttgttttgacgcaagagaAGGGTAGTTACTTCCTTTTGAAATCAAAGGCTAagatcttgttaaaatggttctctATACATTAAAGGTTGTCTTTCAAAACCTCTGCGTATGCAGTGACTATCGAAAAGAATATCCATTGGTGGCTTTTAATATTACTGTTTTAACAACTGAACATTTCAGAAAATTTCAATGAATTATACGTGTTTCTtactacaacaaaataaaaacagctAAAGGCATTCAGATGTTCCGTGTTATcacaaaaatgatttaaatcaaaaGCCGATGAAGGCTATGGGTGCTTTGATGTTGGAATTACAAAACAGTGTAtggaaaaatattatatatctgacttatattatatatctttcattataatttttaaaataatttttgcaataaacTCCCTAATAAACTTACGAATCTCGTgtgatttaagattttttcggctTACTATATTTTATAACTGCCTTACATTCAAAAGAATAAGACGTTTTCTTTGTCGTCAACAAATTCTTCTCATCTAACATGtacacatttcatcaaaattcgagtataatttcaatatgaaagagaaagaaataattaacaCACAGTCTGTATTTGCATTGCGGGGTCTACTTTTTCCGCGTCGTCATATTTTTTCTGAGTAAACCTTGAACTATCCGGATAACACACAGTTTCTTCAAATCCCAGCGCCGCCATTTTGTGCATTACTTCTAATCTGTAAATGACGTCAACAATGATGGAAATGTCGATCCGGAAAAATCCGGAAAATGGCGAGTCCAGGTCGGAGACGATGTAACACAGCATGCTGATGGAGAACAGGGTCAGGACACACATCATTAGCTCCATACGGTAAGAGGAGGCCTGGATCATTAACACTCCGTACAGCGAGAAAAAGCCCAGTGATATAAGGAACACCCACCTATcaggtaaaaaataaataaataaaaagataaacaggATGAATGTGaaacttttttataattattttaaggaTCCATCCagtgacttctactttttacaaatcaatacgtcacaacatggcggTTTTATCCCATAGTGAAACAGCTTAAATCGTCAACTGTAGCGCAATGCATCATTCTACTGACCCACAGGTCCGAGTTCGAATGATGCAGggacttttggtttttttcatgaagagcgttaattttttaagtttatttttccCCTTAAATTGATTTCATTCTGTTATTTTCAAGTCAAAAACATGTTATAAATCCATATCTTTGAGTACACGTGTAATTAAGAAGTTTgggcttgtacatgtatgcagaaCTTTTCCCAATGATGTGAAGGGCCCTGAATATACaattatatgtatgtatattaaTGCTACAGTTTAACTACGTCTATTGTTCTATGACaatatattaatcaatataaaaCATATCAGAATAAGTAGTTTGGGTTTTTGGGGGGTGTTTTGCCTCCATACAAATAAGTTTTGTGTGAACATGAAGTGTTTTTACAAGTATAGCTTTTTAAAGAAAAGCTTAATGTCTTAAAAGCAACTTCAAACCAGCAagttattaaaaacatttttagacTGAATTATTTTGCGTTCTTCTACGTACTGTACTGTAGCTTGCATATCGCTTTaactattgaaaaattaaagcgacaataccatatacatgtacataggaaTTTCCTTGGGTTTTTGGTCATGTTCTCTCGTTTTTTTATCGCATCTTTTCGGGCCTTTCCGACAGAGCTCGGAAAACTCATCGAATGTCAATCGTACCTAATCGGCCATTTCCGTAAccacaaataatattttatcgGTTACGGAAAAGGGTAAATTTTATACGTAAGTTCGATTGTATTAGAAAGGCGTTCGTGCCGAagcaattctttttttataaaacgttatataaatacaacacgTTTCACGATCTGTTAAAATGTGAACATATAAATAATGATTAACTATAAAATATACCACAGTCGAGACATACAAGGCTGTTTAGCCAGATACTTCTATTGATGGGAATGACTCTGTTTTGTAAACAAGTATTACCATTAGAGGAATGATTGGCATGTTATTTCATTGGTCATCTTCATGTTAATGTAATACAAAAGTATTACACGCAATAAACATTGCAAATAGGATACATAGAATCGTTGCGAACCGCTTTAATTTGTTGATTTCTGAAATAGCAAGGAATGAATTACTTTTACacttaaaatgtacatgtagtacgtATGCTCCGCGAAGTGTACTTCCGATTAAAATTCgttagcatgtaaaaaaaagttatttgaatcattatataaCCGCATAGATTTATTCCAATGCAATTGCATTGGAATAATGTTTTTAGTAACCTATATGTAATTAAAGATTTACATGGAGCTGCCGCTGCATATtaaacaaagtagtgcgaagcgCAGtgcgtgcgcaaatagtaaAATTTGCCAGATCCCTCATACAGACACtaaaaattctaacatccggcaATGTTAATACATTCAATGTGCTTTTTCGAGCTCGACCGGATAGGCCCAAAAAGCTGCGagtgcttttttttttgaaaggtaaGATTGGAAATATTAGAAAAGTGTTTCAGGTAAGCCGTACGTAAATTTGATAATAAGAAAATTATCTCCTTTGCGTCGAAAAACATTTCAGCCAATGAAATAATTGGAAAATTTCACTTCAGCGTTTTCTGCTAATAACAAAGGAGAGGAAGTGCATAATCCAAAGACACTAAATTACTTAAACTCTTTATCCTGCCTAAAAGTTCGTGATGATGCGATAAGATGTCAGTATGTAAGTAATTTTTCACAATAACATTCAAGATGGCCTACTAAATGTACTCTAACTTCTCTAGCACTAACGATCAACAATTTCTTAGTACAATGTGGTAGTGAAATACAGTGTAAGGAGATATTTCAATAATGAGTGATTTTATGTGCAAatcatcaattttaaaatagttcGACTTCGGCATATACGTAGTACTACATAATTTATatgttatttacttttttaatttacaagtaacatatatgaatttgattaaaaaagagTTATAAAACTCAAAGTTTGCTGTAAGTTGTTCGAATATAAAACGatctaaataaaattacaaatctgAATGCATAGAATAAGTCATGTGCGGAACTAGAGGGGGTTCGGGGTAAGGAGGGAGTGTACCTTTCTTGAAAGatttgaagtttttaaaaacttttaaaaattacaagtaACAACTTGTAATAGAACGTGTCGTCGATTCTGTACATATAAGCGAAAATTGCGTAACTAATCTAATTCAGATGTTTGTGAATTGAACAGCTGCGAgcgttgtgtttatttttagttAATAGATCAATAGGACCATTTATTTGTTCTCCTATCAGAATCTTACTAGTTCTcgtaaaattttacaaagagTTGCAAACCTAGGACAAATTCAGTAACAAGTAGAATAAACtattacaattaatttatttacatacacATATTCAACAGATTTAGATAACGtaataaactgtgaaattccTAGGTTAATATAAACTTTCGAGAGCAGCGACACCATTGATTTCGCTTGTAAAGGCAGTATGCCTATAAACAATTTGTTTGATATGTTTTTCACTTATAGGAAATGAACATCGTCTTTACATACTTGAAACTGAGTATAAAAACATGCACCCGGTCCAAACCAGCGCTATTTGCTTTTCGAGCAAAAATCCATTTCTTTGATGACGTTGattaaacagtttttattaattaacaaataaaattaatacagtGACACTCCTACCGATTGATTTATTGAGTTTCATTAATTTCTGGTCGTAAAGACTCTCACACTACGAGATCAAGGCTTAGCAAGGTAATTAAAGACTATCGGAAAGTTaggtttaaatatttacactttGATTAAGCATGAGTATGTCTTTGATTCTTGATTTGTAGCGCAATTGATAATTCTGGAGTTCGTGCATTACATTCTCATTTCTCAGATTATAAAAACCGCACGGAAAAGGGATATTGTAATGCGTGCTTTTTTGGATTACTAttcctattattttttttagatttagaaaagataaaaatcaataaGATTTCTTGacatcctttaaaaaaaatggttcagCATTGCCAAAAAGAAACTATGCCAAAACATGTTGAATATATTTCAGTAAAAGGAAAAAACGAAAGGTATATCGAATTGACttagaaaaacaatattcatttGGAAATACTCACATTAACCAATGGGTTCTTGAATGAAGAACACTGAGGTCATCCGAACAAATGTTGTTGAGTCGGGATATATAGTCTATTAGATGACgcttcatgacgtcatcaatatgaTGAGCATCCGGGTTATCTTCCCCTTGAAGTAAATCCAAAATCTTCCAAATAGCAGCTATTCAATAAAAACAGTGATTTCAATTTATAAACAATGTCGCTGGAGCGTGATTCCATTATTCGTTTTTGCAAtcataataattatgttttaaacaaaagcattgaCAACATTTTGCGATTCTAAATATTCGTTTGATATACACGGTCAAACATTTTCCAACaggaagattaaaaaaatagcttttttataagttattggaataaagaaaaattgaagATACAAATATTCTCACTTTTAACGTCTACTATTGACTTGTGGGTAAAAATGGACGCCTTCCGATTTTCAATTTGGAGTATCATATAGATGGCTTCACATTTAATGGCTTGATAAATATCCATCCGGATTTTATGATCCGTTAATTTGAGTTTGCTGGTCAGTGTGGCTGCTTGGTCTATAAAGCTAATCTCTTCCGTTACTTTGGACAGGATTTCGCTTTGTTTTCCAAGCGCAGAAGAAAATGCGAATCCAAAGGATATCGCATACACAAGTCCCGCAGGCGTTAGAAAGCACGATATGCATTGATTATTGTTGGGAAGTTCCGGAAAAGTTTCCTTTGGCCAAAAGAACTCAGTTGTGGAATGGTAAAACAAGATGGCGAACGGTCCTAAAATTATGGTTATCAACGCTGGAGTGCCTATTTTTAGCAACTCTATGGGTTTGTTCGAAAAATGTTGTAGAAAATTAAGTACTTCCAAGTCGAACTGCGAGAGAAAAGCCAAGTCGTTCGAAGTTTTGCTATTCTTGAACGTTTTAGTTTTCCGCTTATCGTTGGAGAACGTTTCGATGTGGTATATTTCAAAATCCACATTATCAACTCGCTTCCGGGATTgcaattttcttacaaatttctGAACACGACAAACCAGTAAGAAGCAAATAcctttaacaaaaaattaaaaaaaatattttatatatgataCATTTGCAATGGTTTTTTGCTGAAATATGTTTGAAGGTAATTGATATGGTTTGTTTCATAATGATTCAATTTGAAACAACTTAAACTTAATGTAACTTTTGTTGGCTTATGGACGTGAAAGAAAGAgtgtatacagaaaaaaaaaacataaaacacatttttatgaaaacaaatgtagagcataaaagtacattaaaagTAAAGCGCTTTTCTTTATTTTCCGAGTCGACTGCTACGGACAATTGAGCCTAAAGTAATTTCAAAATGcttttatttataatgatgaaatccTTAATAAATCTGTATATAGTCCATGTTATAAATATTACCTTGTCCCATATGTTGACTTacagattttctttattttttttttattcttgtcCACAATATTTTTGTGGGAAGGGGCGACATTATTTGttgagtttatttttttcaattaacaaCAAAAGCTAAGATCACAGGCACCTAATACTATTACTGCATATGTAAATAGCACTATATAGGTTGAAATGTTTCGGTTTTTGCTTTACAGACACCAGCGACTGTGTCATAGCCTTTAAAAACTTTGTTGAAATTCATcggtttttcttttaaacaaattgCGGTTATTTTCCCATCATTTCTGTACAAATAGATTGAACAAGTGCAAACCATAAATGTCGAACGCGGTTAATTTACTGAGGTATTTAGATCTAATAATTATTAGTTTACGGATGTTGAACAAAACAAGTCACAGAGCTACAGAACAAAAACATAAGGCTATTTTTGTTCCTTGGAAATATTGTTTACACTCCAAACTACCATATAATATACAGTTCTGCAAAGactttgatatatataataatttgcTATATAGCCTACCTTTAGATTAAAGCCTTAATGTGGGTGATAATTGAAGATTTATAATGTGATATTTTTGATAATGATTTGGAGTGTTTGCAATAAaaagtgttacatgtataaaatgtattaaaaaggcAGACATAACTCATGAATCTGTTTATAAAACAGGTAAATCAACAAAACTTTATCTTGAATGATTAGAATCATAgtttaacattatttatttactttaaaaagaacattgaaaaaaaagttggttTCTTTGACTTTCAAAATTGTTAGAATGCATGTAAactaaaatcaattaaattatatcttgaatttaaCTTATACGCGGattaattaattagtttttgaactaattaatcaatcaataaattatttaattcaatCATTTCTTAAATTACTAGTATGTATAATAATATTCACATCCAATCTACAATCAGTTTTATCTGAAGATCACTGTTTTAtcacttttgtttaatttttaaaaggattCAATGTCCCTTTCCCCCTTAATTGTAGAACCAGGTATTCGGAAATCGGTGAAACAGGCAATTTTCACTTTCAAtcatattgcaaaaaaaaagaaagttttaaaaccaaacTTACCTAAGGTACACAACGCCAAAAGAATTAGTGGaggtaaaaatatttctgttaaaCTGGGAATATGTCGTATTTTCCCCAACACCAGTGCTGAGGAATTTCCTGCAAAAGTCTCGGAAATCTGGCAACCAAACACCAAAACCGAAGGAATGAGAATTCTTTGTAA
This genomic interval carries:
- the LOC128164041 gene encoding uncharacterized protein LOC128164041 yields the protein MSAVSSLCSKILVVNIILVTFFAISDIQAAFKHDVTPSCPASEDVCNIELRVNYIMSMMSYNWSAFQGFPVDYNNGTFYKKISKSVGSTTHVCDQIPLTEDELEEVLTVDGNYKFMFAINNQFPAPTLVFHDQQVVSIRVYNDMSNEAVSFHWHGMFQTGSPWMDGVSMVSQCPIQPGEFFTYQFVASPPGTHWYHSHHGAMRRSGLAGAFIVLPKEGNERDDIPPVDKDAVFLAQDWQAAASDIEVVKEMEWLMYSFSKSSGKLGTQMRTYDGSVSSLTHPISRALVNGKTKSFSESDTENEKAVPMEIFNVTQNGSLLLRIIQTGMTGEYKISIDQHRLLLVGSDGGDLIPTWIDYLIINPGETYDVMVFGNNTPGNYWIRLETTEVLDFFYNPVQPNVSFAQLHYQEAVEALPDSEKRECTVSEPCVMANCHWSPDALKRWEPNTKCVPINEVKSTPKSVAQVPVPIPTSENDFQEVFLNFHFSGSDLISPRPAVNTIHYKGPPVPLQLYPNIVNDQTVVCNNQDTATCGDYCQCTHVVKLSTTKVTQIVLMAEDGLSTGTAHPVHLHGNRYYVVKYGVGVINETSGLLQGPNQDIEYSPDYRSAKWRNSSWNNGNIPDMNVNDPPLKDTVVIPYKGYVVLRLKTENPGFWLMHCHLETHMSVGMAVVIQVGDPMEMPKLPDNFPMCSSYPAYNEPDSKSKSGSGEKSGSSHMEDDALLQLPSTDGGSTKSQSVGNSYHRDDYSMMNISVGWFVLMMILMVLFVFGFCALSVVLISRHCTWTFPARSRRGYHDIDTEERVVFSK
- the LOC128164042 gene encoding uncharacterized protein LOC128164042 isoform X1 produces the protein MTVGLQRILIPSVLVFGCQISETFAGNSSALVLGKIRHIPSLTEIFLPPLILLALCTLGICFLLVCRVQKFVRKLQSRKRVDNVDFEIYHIETFSNDKRKTKTFKNSKTSNDLAFLSQFDLEVLNFLQHFSNKPIELLKIGTPALITIILGPFAILFYHSTTEFFWPKETFPELPNNNQCISCFLTPAGLVYAISFGFAFSSALGKQSEILSKVTEEISFIDQAATLTSKLKLTDHKIRMDIYQAIKCEAIYMILQIENRKASIFTHKSIVDVKTAIWKILDLLQGEDNPDAHHIDDVMKRHLIDYISRLNNICSDDLSVLHSRTHWLMWVFLISLGFFSLYGVLMIQASSYRMELMMCVLTLFSISMLCYIVSDLDSPFSGFFRIDISIIVDVIYRLEVMHKMAALGFEETVCYPDSSRFTQKKYDDAEKVDPAMQIQTVC
- the LOC128164042 gene encoding uncharacterized protein LOC128164042 isoform X2 codes for the protein MTVGLQRILIPSVLVFGCQISETFAGNSSALVLGKIRHIPSLTEIFLPPLILLALCTLGICFLLVCRVQKFVRKLQSRKRVDNVDFEIYHIETFSNDKRKTKTFKNSKTSNDLAFLSQFDLEVLNFLQHFSNKPIELLKIGTPALITIILGPFAILFYHSTTEFFWPKETFPELPNNNQCISCFLTPAGLVYAISFGFAFSSALGKQSEILSKVTEEISFIDQAATLTSKLKLTDHKIRMDIYQAIKCEAIYMILQIENRKASIFTHKSIVDVKREDNPDAHHIDDVMKRHLIDYISRLNNICSDDLSVLHSRTHWLMWVFLISLGFFSLYGVLMIQASSYRMELMMCVLTLFSISMLCYIVSDLDSPFSGFFRIDISIIVDVIYRLEVMHKMAALGFEETVCYPDSSRFTQKKYDDAEKVDPAMQIQTVC